Proteins encoded within one genomic window of Microbacterium sp. zg-B185:
- a CDS encoding helix-turn-helix domain-containing protein — protein MTREDELERRLSAVAFGERRALLEQLLHQHLDGNDGTTITALAAATGTNRFTASRHLSVLRDAGLVRADAAGTRRLHRIDLDAMWSLDEWLYPFIDAAGRDALEADTSVGQRA, from the coding sequence ATGACGCGCGAGGATGAACTCGAGCGCCGGCTGAGTGCCGTTGCCTTCGGCGAGCGACGCGCGCTCCTCGAGCAGCTGCTTCACCAGCACCTCGATGGCAATGACGGAACGACGATCACCGCGCTCGCCGCGGCGACGGGAACCAATCGATTCACGGCCTCACGGCATCTGAGCGTGCTGCGTGATGCCGGGCTCGTTCGTGCGGATGCTGCAGGCACACGGCGTCTCCACCGGATCGATCTGGACGCCATGTGGTCGCTCGATGAGTGGCTGTATCCATTCATCGATGCCGCGGGGCGCGACGCGTTAGAGGCTGACACGAGCGTCGGGCAGAGAGCGTGA
- the bsh gene encoding choloylglycine hydrolase, protein MCTGANYTTRDHYFGRNLDLEFSYHETVTVTPRNFPFEFRKAEPLPTHHAIIGMATIADGYPLYYDATNEKGLSMAGLNFPENADYKPEAQDKTNITPFEFIPWILGQFETVDEVKTALKTLNLVKINFSEAFPLSPLHWIISDRNQSITVESVKEGLKVYENPVGVLTNNPTFDIQLFNLNNYMHLSKNPPEKHFSDGLDFDVYSRGMGAIGLPGDLSSSSRFVKAAFTKMNSVSGESESESISQFFQILGSVAQQRGCVEVSPGKFEITIYSSCCNTDKGIYYYTTYENSQVTGVDMHNEDLDGTALADYPLIKGQQIRMDNAHTEPVSALGATVAAT, encoded by the coding sequence ATGTGCACGGGAGCGAATTACACCACGCGGGATCACTACTTCGGCCGCAACCTGGACCTGGAGTTCTCGTACCACGAGACCGTCACGGTGACTCCTCGGAACTTCCCCTTCGAATTCCGGAAGGCGGAACCGCTCCCGACACACCACGCGATCATCGGGATGGCGACGATCGCGGATGGATACCCGTTGTACTACGACGCGACCAACGAGAAGGGCCTCAGCATGGCGGGGCTCAACTTCCCGGAGAACGCCGACTACAAGCCCGAGGCGCAGGACAAGACCAACATCACTCCGTTCGAGTTCATCCCGTGGATCCTCGGGCAGTTCGAAACGGTGGACGAGGTGAAGACGGCGCTGAAGACGCTGAACCTCGTGAAGATCAATTTCAGTGAGGCCTTCCCGCTCTCACCGCTGCACTGGATCATCTCCGACCGGAATCAGTCCATCACTGTGGAAAGCGTCAAGGAGGGGCTCAAGGTCTACGAGAACCCGGTCGGGGTCCTCACCAACAACCCGACCTTCGACATCCAGTTGTTCAACCTGAACAACTACATGCACCTGTCGAAGAACCCTCCCGAGAAGCACTTCTCCGATGGGCTGGATTTCGACGTCTACAGTCGCGGGATGGGCGCGATCGGCCTCCCCGGAGATCTGTCGTCCTCATCCCGGTTCGTGAAGGCCGCCTTCACGAAGATGAACTCGGTCTCGGGGGAGTCCGAGTCCGAGTCGATCAGCCAGTTCTTCCAGATCCTGGGGTCCGTCGCACAGCAGCGAGGATGCGTGGAGGTCTCTCCAGGAAAGTTCGAGATCACGATCTACTCCTCGTGCTGCAACACCGACAAAGGGATCTACTACTACACGACCTACGAGAACAGCCAGGTGACCGGGGTCGACATGCACAACGAAGACCTCGACGGTACCGCCTTGGCGGACTATCCCCTGATCAAGGGACAGCAGATCCGCATGGATAACGCACACACCGAGCCGGTATCGGCGCTCGGAGCGACCGTCGCAGCAACGTAG
- a CDS encoding DUF1269 domain-containing protein: protein MTDRNYELLVASYDDEQSAQEDFSSIKSLDDVRLVAAVVLSRDTDGNVHVKEHGGKFVAKGTAIGVVAGLVIGLFAPPLLLVTGVVGLGAGAGIGEIVKRHEEKSIGVDAEEWLVPGSSAIVAVVDEEALDRIDKALERATKRINKAIEKGDYDAVVKAINKGDEKIAEAVDA, encoded by the coding sequence ATGACTGATCGAAATTACGAGCTCCTGGTCGCCTCTTACGACGATGAGCAGTCGGCGCAAGAAGACTTCTCATCCATCAAGTCGCTGGACGATGTCAGGCTCGTGGCGGCGGTCGTTCTGTCCCGCGACACCGATGGCAACGTTCACGTTAAAGAGCACGGCGGGAAGTTCGTTGCGAAAGGAACAGCGATCGGCGTCGTTGCCGGCCTGGTGATCGGACTCTTCGCCCCGCCGTTGCTTCTCGTCACCGGTGTCGTCGGCCTCGGCGCCGGTGCCGGAATCGGCGAGATCGTGAAACGGCACGAAGAGAAGTCCATCGGCGTCGACGCCGAGGAATGGCTTGTCCCCGGCTCCTCAGCGATAGTCGCCGTGGTGGACGAGGAGGCTCTCGACCGAATCGACAAGGCCCTGGAGCGGGCCACGAAGCGAATCAACAAGGCCATCGAAAAGGGCGACTATGACGCCGTCGTCAAAGCCATCAACAAGGGTGACGAGAAGATCGCCGAAGCCGTCGACGCCTGA
- a CDS encoding sugar ABC transporter permease, with product MSLATPSDAVVVPAEEDAEARRARMPKKPRRGRSKVKTKVHYDKREALAGYLFILPWVIGFLVFTAGAMVYSLYISFSNYNLATNTARPVGVDNYARLFDDPRVGVSLANTLFYVVMAVPLEIIFALTLALLLNRMSRGAGLFRTLYYLPKMTPAVATAAVFFLLLNGNTGAINQGLRFFGIQGPQWLVDPDWVKPSIVLMTLWAVAGTMVIFLAALKNVPLELYEVASLDGAGPVRKFFSITIPMISGAMFFNVIVLSIAAFQVFDQAYLLFWRDQSNSSPEASLFYAIYLFQQAFRQFNFGFAAAMAWLLFVIIMVITVIQVKFGNRFVYYEGDR from the coding sequence ATGAGCCTCGCGACACCGTCGGATGCGGTCGTGGTACCCGCCGAGGAAGACGCCGAGGCGCGGCGCGCGCGGATGCCCAAGAAGCCGCGACGCGGCAGGAGCAAGGTCAAGACCAAGGTCCACTACGACAAGCGGGAGGCGCTGGCGGGATACCTGTTCATCCTGCCGTGGGTGATCGGGTTCCTCGTCTTCACCGCCGGGGCGATGGTCTACAGCCTCTACATCTCCTTCAGCAACTACAACCTCGCCACCAACACCGCGCGCCCCGTCGGCGTCGACAACTACGCGCGCCTCTTCGATGACCCGCGCGTGGGCGTCTCCCTGGCCAACACCCTTTTCTACGTCGTGATGGCCGTGCCGCTGGAGATCATCTTCGCGCTCACACTGGCCCTGCTGTTGAACCGCATGAGCCGTGGTGCCGGCCTGTTCCGCACCCTCTACTACCTTCCCAAGATGACGCCCGCCGTCGCGACGGCGGCGGTGTTCTTCCTGCTGCTGAACGGCAACACCGGTGCCATCAACCAGGGGCTGCGGTTCTTCGGGATCCAAGGGCCGCAGTGGCTTGTCGATCCGGACTGGGTCAAACCGAGCATCGTCCTGATGACGCTGTGGGCGGTGGCCGGCACGATGGTGATCTTCCTGGCCGCCCTCAAGAATGTGCCCCTCGAGCTGTACGAGGTCGCCTCCCTGGACGGCGCCGGCCCGGTGCGCAAGTTCTTCTCCATCACCATCCCGATGATTTCGGGTGCGATGTTCTTCAACGTCATCGTGCTCTCGATCGCGGCGTTCCAGGTCTTCGACCAGGCATACCTGCTGTTCTGGCGGGATCAGAGCAACTCGTCACCGGAGGCGTCGCTTTTCTACGCCATCTACCTCTTCCAGCAGGCCTTCCGTCAGTTCAACTTCGGGTTCGCCGCCGCGATGGCGTGGCTGCTGTTCGTCATCATCATGGTGATCACGGTCATCCAGGTGAAGTTCGGCAACAGATTCGTCTACTACGAGGGAGACCGCTGA
- a CDS encoding MFS transporter, translated as MSEAAITMRGVVNGTPQRKRVAVGSGVGAVIETYDFIGFGTAAALYFGTAFFPGSDPITGTLLSFATLGAGFAARPIGGIIGGHLGDRVGRKPVLVASLILMGLATFAIGLLPTYAMVGIVAPILLVLVRIVQGLAFGAEWGGAILMTYEHAPWRFKGGFTGIVQAGFPVGLLLANLVFLVSVHLPGDWAWRVPFLASIILVIVGLIIRAKVPESPVFEDVKAEGKVLRAPIIEVIKTDWGNILRGIGLRVAETAGYAISITYLISYLNTNKITESWQTLTALSLAAGIGIFATWGWARLTDKIGRRPLYLMVTALGVFWGFLMFLGVNTAVYPMVIIVIVLSYAVFQNALAGAQGAWFPELFNANTRTSGASLAYQISAMVSGFTPFITTLLFGAFGWVGPAALFSLYALIGLVSAVVTPETWTKAQREYAKEASAEARELERAN; from the coding sequence ATGAGCGAAGCAGCCATCACCATGCGGGGTGTCGTCAACGGCACACCCCAGAGAAAGCGAGTCGCCGTCGGTTCCGGCGTCGGCGCAGTCATCGAGACGTATGACTTCATCGGCTTCGGCACAGCCGCGGCCCTGTACTTCGGCACCGCGTTCTTCCCCGGGTCCGACCCGATAACCGGAACACTGCTGTCGTTCGCCACCCTCGGTGCCGGATTTGCCGCACGCCCCATTGGCGGGATCATCGGCGGACACCTCGGCGACCGCGTCGGGCGGAAGCCGGTCCTCGTCGCATCGCTGATTCTGATGGGTCTGGCCACTTTCGCCATCGGCCTTCTTCCCACCTACGCGATGGTCGGCATCGTCGCCCCGATCCTGCTCGTGCTCGTCCGCATCGTCCAGGGCCTCGCATTCGGTGCTGAGTGGGGCGGCGCGATCTTGATGACGTATGAGCATGCGCCGTGGCGCTTCAAGGGTGGCTTCACCGGTATCGTCCAAGCTGGCTTCCCCGTCGGACTGCTGCTCGCGAACCTCGTCTTCCTCGTCAGCGTCCACCTGCCTGGCGACTGGGCATGGCGCGTGCCGTTCTTGGCCAGCATCATCCTGGTCATCGTCGGTCTGATCATCCGCGCGAAGGTTCCCGAGTCCCCGGTCTTCGAAGACGTGAAGGCTGAGGGCAAGGTCCTCCGAGCTCCGATTATCGAGGTCATCAAGACCGACTGGGGCAACATCCTCCGCGGCATCGGCCTCCGGGTCGCAGAAACCGCCGGCTACGCGATCTCGATCACCTACCTGATCTCCTACCTCAACACCAACAAGATCACCGAAAGCTGGCAGACACTGACCGCGCTGTCCCTCGCGGCCGGGATCGGCATCTTCGCCACCTGGGGTTGGGCACGACTCACCGACAAGATCGGGCGGCGACCGCTGTACCTGATGGTGACCGCTTTGGGTGTGTTCTGGGGATTCCTGATGTTCCTCGGCGTCAACACCGCCGTCTACCCCATGGTCATCATCGTCATCGTGCTCTCCTACGCGGTGTTCCAAAACGCACTCGCGGGTGCGCAGGGCGCCTGGTTCCCTGAGCTGTTCAACGCCAACACCCGCACCTCGGGGGCATCGCTGGCCTACCAGATCTCGGCCATGGTGTCCGGATTCACCCCCTTCATCACGACACTGCTGTTCGGCGCCTTCGGATGGGTCGGCCCGGCAGCCCTGTTCTCGCTATACGCACTCATCGGACTCGTCTCGGCCGTCGTGACGCCTGAGACCTGGACGAAGGCGCAGCGGGAGTACGCGAAGGAAGCATCCGCCGAGGCACGCGAGCTCGAACGCGCCAACTGA
- a CDS encoding SDR family NAD(P)-dependent oxidoreductase, which produces MMTSTRTAVLTGAAAERGIGQAAAREYAKAGWAIAVLDLDGEAAARVAADIAAEYDVPAYGGPVNVADEASVTAAQQEVASRVTDGSLPPVGALANIAGITSPVPFLETTLDLWNKVMAVNATGTYLVTKAFLPDMIENGFGRIVNMSSVSAQRGGGVFGKVPYSAAKAAILGFTKALARELGSTGVTVNAVTPGAVDTNIRVGTTDEIEAAIVGAIPLGRTATPKEVADVFVFLSSDEASYLQGTTIDINGGSHMH; this is translated from the coding sequence ATGATGACTTCCACACGCACCGCAGTCCTGACCGGCGCAGCCGCCGAACGGGGAATCGGACAAGCAGCGGCCCGCGAGTACGCGAAGGCAGGATGGGCGATCGCCGTCCTCGACCTCGACGGAGAAGCAGCTGCCCGGGTCGCAGCAGACATCGCCGCCGAGTATGACGTCCCGGCTTACGGCGGCCCGGTGAACGTGGCCGACGAGGCGTCCGTCACCGCAGCACAGCAGGAGGTCGCGAGCCGAGTGACCGACGGCTCGCTCCCGCCCGTCGGCGCGCTCGCGAACATCGCGGGCATCACCTCACCGGTCCCGTTCCTCGAGACCACGCTCGACCTGTGGAACAAGGTCATGGCCGTCAACGCGACCGGCACCTACCTCGTGACGAAGGCCTTCCTGCCCGACATGATCGAGAACGGGTTCGGCCGCATCGTCAACATGTCGTCGGTGTCCGCCCAGCGGGGTGGCGGCGTGTTCGGCAAGGTCCCCTACTCCGCAGCGAAGGCCGCGATCCTCGGCTTCACCAAGGCTCTTGCCCGCGAACTGGGGTCCACCGGAGTGACTGTCAACGCCGTGACGCCCGGTGCCGTCGACACCAACATCCGCGTGGGAACGACCGACGAGATCGAGGCCGCGATCGTCGGAGCCATCCCACTCGGACGCACGGCAACTCCCAAAGAGGTCGCGGACGTGTTCGTGTTCCTCTCCAGTGACGAGGCCAGCTATCTGCAGGGCACCACTATCGACATCAACGGTGGCAGCCACATGCACTGA
- a CDS encoding transketolase — protein MTTATTDVDLARRVSRVRAAAQRIRLNALAMGEVQGQGYVGQALGAADMLAAVYADQLRFRPDDPHWEERDRFLLSTGHYAIALYAALAEAGIIPIEELDTYGSDDSRLPMSGMASYTPGMEISGGSLGHGLTVAVGMALGLRHLQSRSRIINFLSDGELNEGSTWEAAMGAASHRLGNLIALVDMNALQADGPTAGVLNIEPAEDKWASFGWHTQRVNGNDPEALLRAFDAIGESDPVGAPHVLVCDTKVGRGVPLLETREKSHFMRIEEREWAVCREQLIAGFEAAAATVAEGAAS, from the coding sequence ATGACTACCGCCACCACTGACGTCGACCTCGCCAGGCGGGTCTCCCGCGTGCGCGCGGCTGCGCAGCGCATCCGTCTCAATGCCCTGGCGATGGGCGAAGTGCAGGGCCAGGGCTATGTCGGCCAGGCCCTGGGTGCCGCGGACATGCTTGCCGCGGTCTACGCCGACCAGCTTCGCTTCCGCCCTGACGACCCGCACTGGGAAGAGCGCGATCGATTCCTGCTCTCCACCGGACACTATGCGATCGCCCTCTACGCCGCCCTCGCTGAGGCGGGCATCATCCCGATCGAAGAACTCGACACCTACGGCTCCGACGACTCGCGACTGCCGATGTCGGGCATGGCCAGCTACACGCCGGGCATGGAGATCTCCGGCGGATCGCTCGGCCACGGCCTCACGGTCGCGGTCGGCATGGCCCTCGGCCTGCGGCACCTCCAAAGCCGGTCCCGCATCATCAATTTCCTCTCCGACGGCGAGCTGAACGAAGGCTCGACGTGGGAGGCCGCGATGGGTGCGGCATCCCACCGGCTCGGAAACCTCATCGCCCTCGTCGACATGAATGCACTTCAGGCTGACGGCCCGACCGCCGGAGTCCTCAACATCGAGCCTGCCGAAGACAAGTGGGCCTCGTTTGGTTGGCACACGCAGCGAGTCAACGGAAACGATCCCGAGGCACTGCTCCGCGCCTTCGACGCCATCGGCGAGAGCGACCCCGTGGGTGCACCGCACGTCCTCGTCTGCGATACCAAGGTCGGCCGCGGTGTTCCGCTGCTTGAGACGCGCGAGAAGTCGCACTTCATGCGCATCGAGGAGCGCGAGTGGGCCGTCTGCCGCGAGCAGCTGATTGCAGGATTCGAAGCGGCTGCCGCAACCGTGGCGGAAGGAGCGGCATCATGA
- a CDS encoding GntR family transcriptional regulator yields MTDSPAILGLQRNTLRMQAIEVLRRAITTGELPPGSHVSEIEMSQRLQISRGTLREAMRTLQIEGLLTEGSRGRLLVRRMDDEELRDLFLVRAALEALAARTVAESPQRESAVESLRAAVGLMSAAENESLDARMRADLDFHRELCRLTGNDTLMRAWSALEGSILMSITRSGIERAVRNMDVPRHLEIVDAIATGDPDTAAAAVAQHMELATQTLIA; encoded by the coding sequence ATGACCGATAGTCCCGCCATTCTCGGATTGCAACGCAATACGCTGCGGATGCAGGCGATCGAGGTCCTCCGACGTGCCATCACCACCGGCGAGCTTCCGCCCGGGTCACACGTCTCAGAGATCGAGATGTCTCAACGACTGCAGATCAGCCGCGGCACCCTCCGCGAGGCCATGCGCACTCTGCAGATCGAAGGTCTCCTCACCGAGGGATCACGGGGACGGCTCCTGGTCCGCCGCATGGACGACGAAGAGCTGCGGGACCTGTTCCTCGTCCGTGCTGCCCTCGAGGCTTTGGCCGCCCGCACTGTCGCTGAGAGCCCGCAGCGCGAGTCGGCCGTCGAAAGTCTGCGAGCGGCAGTCGGACTGATGAGCGCGGCGGAGAATGAATCGCTCGACGCGCGTATGCGTGCCGACCTCGACTTTCACCGCGAACTCTGCCGGCTGACGGGCAACGACACGCTCATGCGCGCCTGGAGCGCCTTGGAAGGGTCAATCCTGATGTCGATCACCCGATCCGGGATCGAACGGGCGGTGCGGAACATGGACGTGCCCCGCCACCTCGAGATCGTGGACGCCATTGCAACGGGCGACCCCGACACGGCGGCCGCAGCGGTGGCGCAGCACATGGAGCTCGCCACGCAAACCTTGATCGCCTAG
- a CDS encoding extracellular solute-binding protein, which yields MRRRILGIAALAASAVVLVGCGGGGGGEGSDSAADFSTEPTGTMKAWGFENADDVGQSRVDFAEEQLSDVEVELDATAFDAQKFTTRIASGDVPDVVQMDRRYVTTYAAQDLIMPLDDCFEAHDVSARDHWYPFVVDDVTYEDAVWAVPQFYQPPAVLLNTRVLDGAGVTAEEFDTSDMDALLGAIGKIYQESGGVPTRLGFDPVATGQGGLWVLGMGGQLTDADGAPTLDDPSNLAGIEALKQITDAQGGFASVKSFTDSFDTFGDNNQYVADQVGAQVNAQWYPNVLSPYVDQVQLEAVPFRNADGEPFSVASGTAFVIPMGAENPAAACAWMINLTSDDGWTAAGEARAQTRAEDGGINTGLFTGSPSADQMIREKWVVETGNPGFDQVISAYYDVVDYGQSFGSSPAGQEIQNELNNAITAALLGDKTAEEALQDAQQAAMRAYENTTAG from the coding sequence ATGCGCAGGCGCATTCTGGGAATCGCCGCTCTCGCGGCAAGCGCGGTCGTGCTCGTCGGCTGCGGCGGCGGGGGCGGGGGCGAGGGCAGCGACTCGGCTGCCGACTTCAGCACTGAACCCACCGGAACCATGAAGGCATGGGGATTCGAGAACGCCGACGACGTCGGTCAGTCCCGCGTGGACTTCGCCGAGGAGCAGCTCAGTGATGTCGAGGTCGAACTGGACGCCACGGCCTTCGATGCGCAGAAGTTCACGACGCGGATCGCCAGCGGCGACGTGCCCGACGTGGTCCAGATGGACCGTCGCTACGTCACCACATACGCGGCGCAGGACCTGATCATGCCCCTGGACGACTGCTTCGAGGCGCACGACGTGTCGGCTCGCGACCACTGGTACCCGTTCGTCGTGGATGACGTGACGTATGAGGACGCGGTCTGGGCCGTGCCGCAGTTCTACCAGCCGCCGGCGGTGCTGCTGAACACGCGCGTGCTGGATGGCGCCGGGGTCACGGCGGAGGAGTTCGACACCTCGGATATGGACGCCCTGCTCGGCGCGATCGGCAAGATCTACCAGGAGTCCGGCGGCGTTCCCACGCGGCTCGGCTTCGACCCGGTCGCGACCGGCCAGGGCGGGCTGTGGGTGCTCGGGATGGGGGGACAGCTGACCGACGCTGACGGTGCGCCGACCCTCGATGACCCCAGCAACCTCGCCGGAATCGAGGCGTTGAAGCAGATCACCGACGCGCAGGGCGGCTTCGCCTCGGTCAAGAGCTTCACCGACTCGTTCGACACCTTCGGCGACAACAACCAGTACGTCGCCGACCAGGTGGGCGCTCAGGTCAACGCGCAGTGGTACCCGAATGTGCTGTCGCCCTACGTCGATCAGGTGCAGCTCGAAGCGGTGCCGTTCCGCAACGCCGATGGTGAGCCGTTCTCGGTGGCTTCCGGGACTGCGTTCGTGATCCCGATGGGCGCGGAGAACCCCGCCGCGGCATGCGCATGGATGATCAACCTGACCTCGGACGACGGCTGGACGGCGGCCGGTGAAGCGCGCGCGCAGACCCGCGCCGAGGACGGCGGCATCAACACGGGGCTGTTCACCGGATCGCCGTCGGCCGACCAGATGATCCGCGAGAAGTGGGTCGTCGAGACCGGAAACCCGGGCTTCGACCAGGTCATCTCCGCGTACTACGACGTCGTGGACTACGGCCAGTCGTTCGGCTCGTCGCCTGCCGGCCAGGAGATCCAGAACGAGCTGAACAACGCGATCACCGCGGCGCTGCTCGGCGACAAGACCGCCGAGGAGGCACTGCAGGACGCGCAGCAGGCCGCGATGCGCGCCTACGAGAACACCACCGCGGGCTGA
- a CDS encoding carbohydrate ABC transporter permease → MSASLQTPGIARPTPELATITATVPPKRSRWRRNLARPKSLFGRIMLALLGIGFALLFLYPFAWLLAASFKPRGEVFDNSLIPRTWVPDNYVEVWNQLPLLSWMWNSIAIAVLAAGTVAISSSIVAFGFAYFKFPGRGILFGLVLATMMLPGAVTMIPIYLIWKQTGLLGTWVPLWGMNLFGSAFYIFLQRQFYLGLPKELFEAARLDGASYWGLFWRIAMPLSVPSFIIVFLFEFQASWNNLQAALIYLNAGSVEDFTAPLGIAYAMTKYSPTAGGQGDYQYVMVASLIVTIPMLILFAFGQRYFIEGVATQGRKG, encoded by the coding sequence ATGTCGGCATCGCTGCAGACCCCCGGTATCGCCCGGCCGACCCCGGAACTGGCGACGATCACCGCCACGGTGCCGCCCAAGAGGTCACGCTGGCGCCGCAACCTCGCCCGCCCCAAGAGCCTGTTCGGGCGGATCATGCTGGCGCTCCTCGGCATCGGCTTCGCCCTGCTGTTCCTGTACCCGTTCGCCTGGCTGCTCGCGGCGAGCTTCAAGCCGCGCGGCGAGGTTTTTGACAACTCCCTCATCCCCCGTACGTGGGTTCCGGACAACTACGTGGAGGTGTGGAACCAGCTTCCTCTGCTCAGCTGGATGTGGAACAGCATCGCGATCGCCGTGCTGGCAGCGGGAACCGTGGCCATCTCCAGCTCGATCGTCGCGTTCGGATTCGCGTACTTCAAGTTCCCCGGTCGCGGCATCCTGTTCGGGCTCGTGCTGGCCACGATGATGCTCCCCGGTGCGGTCACCATGATCCCGATCTATCTCATCTGGAAGCAGACCGGCCTGCTGGGCACGTGGGTCCCGCTGTGGGGAATGAACCTGTTCGGGTCGGCCTTCTACATCTTCCTGCAACGCCAGTTCTATCTCGGTCTGCCCAAGGAGCTGTTTGAAGCGGCCCGTCTGGATGGTGCCAGCTACTGGGGGCTGTTCTGGCGGATCGCGATGCCGCTGTCCGTTCCGTCGTTCATCATCGTGTTCCTGTTCGAGTTCCAAGCCAGCTGGAACAACCTGCAGGCGGCCCTGATCTACCTCAATGCCGGCTCCGTCGAGGATTTCACCGCCCCGCTCGGGATCGCCTACGCGATGACCAAGTACAGCCCGACGGCGGGCGGGCAGGGCGACTACCAGTACGTCATGGTCGCGTCGCTGATCGTGACCATTCCGATGCTCATCCTGTTCGCCTTCGGACAGCGCTACTTCATCGAGGGCGTCGCCACGCAGGGCAGGAAGGGCTGA
- a CDS encoding transketolase C-terminal domain-containing protein — translation MSTPTKPKLKTSAMIASFADPGQKTAPAPFGHALAALAESDPRIVGLSADLAKYTDMHIFRDAHPERFFQMGMAEQLLFGAAAGMAEVGLIPFASTYSVFATRRAYDFIALDIAEPGLNVNIVGGLPGLTTGYGPSHQATEDVAIFRGIPGLTIVDPCDSVDLEQAVPQLAAAPGPTYLRLLRGNVPTVLDEYDYTFELGKAKVLRPGADVVFVSSGLMTMRALEAAEALAAHKVDVAVVHTPTLKPFDEETVIREIDTPRLAVTLENHTVVGGLFETVASSLVRRGVARKVVPVALPDEFLDAGALPTLHERYGLAVDTIVARVLRELG, via the coding sequence ATGAGCACCCCCACCAAGCCGAAGCTCAAGACCTCGGCAATGATCGCCTCCTTCGCCGACCCCGGTCAGAAGACGGCGCCCGCTCCGTTCGGCCACGCCCTTGCCGCGCTGGCCGAGTCCGACCCGCGGATCGTGGGACTGTCCGCGGACCTCGCGAAGTACACCGACATGCACATCTTCCGGGACGCGCACCCCGAGCGGTTCTTCCAGATGGGGATGGCCGAACAGCTCCTCTTCGGTGCCGCCGCGGGCATGGCTGAGGTCGGGCTCATCCCGTTCGCATCGACGTACTCGGTCTTCGCCACCCGTCGCGCGTACGACTTCATCGCCCTCGACATCGCTGAACCCGGCCTCAACGTCAACATCGTCGGCGGGCTCCCGGGCCTGACCACCGGCTATGGCCCGAGCCATCAGGCGACGGAGGATGTCGCCATCTTCCGCGGCATCCCGGGGCTCACGATCGTCGATCCCTGCGACTCGGTCGATCTAGAGCAGGCGGTGCCGCAGCTCGCTGCCGCGCCAGGACCGACCTACCTCCGCCTGCTGCGCGGGAACGTGCCGACGGTCCTCGACGAGTACGACTACACCTTCGAGCTAGGCAAGGCGAAGGTACTGCGCCCCGGCGCGGACGTCGTCTTCGTCTCCAGCGGACTCATGACGATGCGTGCTCTGGAGGCTGCCGAAGCTCTCGCCGCCCACAAGGTCGATGTCGCCGTTGTGCACACCCCGACACTCAAGCCGTTCGACGAGGAAACGGTGATCCGAGAAATCGACACCCCACGTCTCGCCGTCACACTCGAGAACCACACCGTGGTCGGCGGTCTGTTCGAGACCGTCGCATCCTCGCTCGTGCGCCGCGGAGTCGCGCGCAAGGTCGTCCCCGTGGCACTGCCCGACGAGTTCCTGGATGCCGGCGCACTTCCGACGCTCCACGAACGCTACGGACTCGCGGTCGACACGATCGTCGCCAGAGTCCTCCGCGAGCTGGGCTGA